In a single window of the Caproicibacterium sp. BJN0003 genome:
- a CDS encoding putative ABC transporter permease codes for MAVFSEQILLFTCYAWMGWLCESIFCSICARHWINRGFLHGPFCPVYAVGALLSIYFLTPVSENWLLVFLLGTLITSAVEYFTGWLLETLFHAKWWDYSNHRFHLHGRICLENCLIFGLMSLFLMEILHPRVLFLMHMIPPGIISWISALLVVYFSIDTFFSARNALRIRGKIEVLQGILDEIRVQVHLAKDDMIDNLQEKLEALDNDNRQRVADLIARKSNAEKDLSTLSNRILKAFPKIQMQLPNAREALDQLRKTLRRP; via the coding sequence TTGGCCGTCTTTTCAGAACAAATCCTTTTGTTTACCTGTTATGCATGGATGGGCTGGCTCTGTGAAAGTATTTTCTGCTCCATCTGCGCAAGACACTGGATTAACCGTGGATTTTTGCATGGCCCATTTTGTCCGGTCTATGCAGTTGGAGCTCTCCTCAGCATCTATTTTTTGACACCTGTTTCTGAAAACTGGCTGCTCGTATTTCTTTTGGGTACTTTAATCACTTCTGCCGTCGAATATTTTACCGGTTGGCTTTTAGAGACATTATTTCATGCAAAATGGTGGGATTACAGCAATCACCGTTTTCACCTGCATGGACGTATCTGCCTCGAAAATTGTCTCATTTTTGGTCTGATGTCTCTTTTTTTAATGGAAATCCTTCATCCAAGAGTCCTTTTTCTCATGCACATGATTCCCCCCGGAATAATTTCTTGGATTTCAGCTTTACTTGTGGTTTATTTTTCCATAGATACTTTCTTCTCTGCGCGAAATGCTCTACGCATACGTGGAAAAATTGAAGTTCTGCAAGGGATTCTCGATGAAATTCGTGTTCAGGTACATCTTGCCAAAGACGATATGATTGATAATCTGCAGGAAAAGCTGGAAGCTTTGGATAACGACAACCGTCAACGTGTAGCGGATCTAATCGCACGAAAGAGCAATGCTGAAAAAGATCTCTCTACTCTTTCAAATCGAATTCTCAAAGCTTTCCCAAAAATACAAATGCAGC